The DNA sequence CAACCTCTTCCTGGTGGCCATGACCACCGGCCTCATCGACGCGCTGGCGCTGGGCAAGGCGCAGGGCATCCCACCCGCCGAGGCCGGCGCGCTCTTCGACCTCTTCAACCCGGGTGCGCTGGTCCCGGCGCGGATGAGGCGGATCCTGGCCGGCGACTTCGCCAACCCGTCCTGGGAGCTCGGCATGGCTCGCAAGGACGCCCGGCTCATGCTGGAGGCCGCGGCGGCCGGGGGGGTGCCGCTCACCGCCATCCCGGCCATCGCCGCCCGGATGGACGAGGTGCTGGCCGAGGGGCACGCCCGCTCGGACTGGACCGTGCTCGCCAAGGACCTCATCCGGTGAGCGGCAACGAGCGCCCCGACCTCTGCGCCGACTGCGGCGGGCAGTGCTGCCTGACCCGGCCAGGCCTCGAGGCGCCGGAGCGCTTCCTCGGAGCGCCCGCTCCCGTCCAGGGAGAGGGCCGGGGTGAGGGGGCCTCCGTGGCCTCGAGCGACCCCGCAGCGGCCCTGGCCGCCCTGCTCCTCACCGGTGACTGGGTGCTGGCCGAGCACGTCGGCGTGCCCTGGGTGGACGGCGTGGAGCCGCCCGAGGGCGACCGGCGCCGGATCATCCGCTACCCGCGCCCGGCCACGCTGCTCGAGCGCGGCCGAAGCGGAGCCCCGCAGGACGCGCTGGCGCCCTGCACGTTCCTCGGCGAGGTCGGCTGCCGCCTGGCCTTCGACGACCGCCCGCGCATGTGCCGGGCGCTGGCGCCGTCGCCCGGCTTCGAGTGCGAGGGCGACTGGGGCCGGCGCGAGGCGGCGCTGGCCTGGCTGCCGCACCAGGGGTGGGTGGAGGAGGCGAGGGCGAGGGCGGCCCGACGCTGAGGCCGCCCGCCGGGTCAGGGGAGCATGCGCTGCAGCTGGCCGAGCCCCCAGGGGGGCAACTCCCCCACGTCGGTGATCGCATCGGTGGCCAGGTCCAGCCGGTGGAGCTGCCGAGGCTCGGCTTCACCGTAGACATGGAACAGGAGGCCGCCCTCCTCGACGGTCCAGGGCACCGAGGTGGTGTTGCTGCCGAGCGCCGGCAGCGTGCGGCTCTGGCCGGTGGCGAGGTCCACCTCGATGAAGGATGGGGGGTATCCGAGGTAGACCTTGTCGCCGCCGACGCTGAAGGCGCTCGAGAAGGCCTGGTAGTTGCCGAGGACCCGGGGGGCGCCGCCGAGCGGCCGCAGGTACCAGCCGGAGTTGCTCGGCGTGAACACCTCGCCAGCGGGTCCTACGGCGAGGCCCTGGAAAGAGAGATCACTGTCGGTGAAGGAGTCAATCAACGCGTCGGTCTGGTTGTCGTAGATGCGGACGGTGTGCGTGACGTCGCAGGAGCCCTCCCCGCCGGCGCAGACGGTCTTGGTCGTGCCGTGCGCCCGGAAACGTCCGTTGCTGCTGACGGCCACGGGATCCTCGCTGTCCGCGCCCGCCGGCGGGTGGACCGGGCCGATGGCCCCGGTAGCGTCCAGGGTGGCCCATCCGGCCGAGGTGCCGTCCAGGCGAGCGACCGTACCGATCAGGACGTTCCGCTGGCGCAAGTAGAGGCTTGGGAAGTAGCGCTCGGGCCCGGTGACGCTGAAGATCTCCGTCGGGCCGGTCGGCCCGATCTTGAAGACCCTGTAGACATGCGGGAAGCTACGCGATTCGTCCAGGACCAGCCGGGGCACGCCAAACTTCACCGGCACGGTGAAGATGGTGTTGCTGGCCGGCTGGACTCCGCAGCCGGGCCCCTTGCGCTCGATGACGACGTCGAAGGACCCGGTGCCGTCGGTGGGGAGGCCGAGGGCCAAGCGCGTGCTGTGGAGGTCGATCGGGTAAGGCGCGGCCGCGGCCGTGAGGATGTCCTGCGCGGCGTTGGCGTAGCGGGACTCGAGGGGGACGCGGGTGGCGCCGGCGACCGCCGTGAAGGTGAGCTCGTCCTGCTCCAGGGTCGCAGCCCCGAAGGAGGACTCGTCGCGGCAGCGCAGCGTGGCGATGGGACCGGAGAGCTGGAGCCAGCCGTCCGGGTCCGCCTCGACGGGGGGCACGGCCGGGGCCTGGTCGGGCGCGGTCGGGGAGGGGACGTCGACCGTGGCGATCGGCGAGTGCCCGGCTCGCTCGGCGACCACGTGGAGCGCGGCACCGCAGCGCTGGGCGTCCATCAGGATCGCGACGCCGAGCTCGGAGCGCGGCGCGTCCAGGGTGCCGACCCTGCGGCCGAGCGAGGTCAGGATGGAGCTGTCCTGGTTGTCGTTGCAGAGCGCATAGGCATGCTTGCGCGCAGAGCCGATGAGCGCGCCACGTGCGGCCGAATCGCAGCGCTGGCCATCCTCGACGGCGCCAACGGCGTAGAGGGGAGCGAAGGCATCTCCGGAGTCGGACACCGACTCGAGCAGCACCTCCCACTCACCCGGCTCGGTGGTGCGGTCGAAGGCGACGGACGACACCCCCCCAGGGGCGATCCTGGACTGGGGCGGCTGCGCGCGGCACCAGGGGCGTGCCTTCAGCCGGCCCGCCGCCTCGGCCGCCAGCCGCTTGGGATCCCTGCAGTTGCAGGCCACGATGGAGAGCCGATTGGCGGAGTTGTTCAGGTAGTCAGCCGTCCGATCGATCAGCGCGCTGGCGGTGGCGGCCCAGGCGTTGTTGGCGTTGCACCCGCCGCTGGCGATGGCGTCGACCTGGTTCTCCAGCCTGCCGAGGGTCAGCAGGTCCTTCAGCGAGTCGCGCGCCTGCCAGAAGCACTGCGGCTGGAGCTCGGCGGAGCGCTTCATCGCCCCCTCCAGGCCCGTGCAGACGCTCCTCATCATGTCGTCGAAGAAGGCCCGCGCCGCGCCCGTCCACTGGCCCTCGTCTGCGCCGAGGCGCTGCAGCAGCATGTTGGTCCCGATGGACAGGACCATGGCCTCCTGGACGAGCCCCTCCTCGAGCAGCCCGGAGAAGAGGGTCCGCAGCGCCGGCAGAAGGTCGTCGAGCGGGATGGAGGCGGCGTTCAGGAAGAAGCGGTTCCAGTAGACCGGGTCGGCGCCCGGGCTGGTCGCCACGGGGCCGCCCAGGTGGAGGGCCGTGCGCGCCTGCCGCGCGACGGCGGCCGTGGGGGGCAGGCCCGGTGTCGCCAGGCTGCCGAAGCCCAGCGAGGTCACCGCCGCCGTCAGCGTGCGGCCGTCGGGGCTCCGGACGGAAGGGGCGTAGAACCGCTGGTCGGCGCCCGACGCGCGGGAGAACAGGGTGGCGTCGGCGTCGAAGGCGCCGCCGGGGATGGTCAGGGTCACGGCGACGGGCTGACGGAAGAGCAGCCCTGGCGTGTCGAAGGCGATACGGAACCACTCGCCACGCTGAGCCGCCAGCGGCTCCACGGTCAGCGGGACATCGGCGATCAGCGCCCCTGCGGGCACCTCCAGGTGGAGCGTCGCTCCTTCGGGCGTGACCACGTCCAGCGCGCCCCCGGCCGCGCCGAGGACCGCGCTGACCGGCCCCGTGGGCGTCGGCGCGCCAGCCGGCACCACGCAGGTGCGACCCGAGCAGGCTCCGAGCATGCAGTCGGCGTTCACGCTGCACGACGCGGCCACGGCACAGCCGGCGCGGCAGGAGCCGCCGCAGTCCACGTCGGTCTCGTCCTGGTTCCGGAGCCCGTCGGCGCAGGCCGTGGCGGTCGGAGGGGTGGGGGTCCCGGAGGAGGATGAGCACCCCGCACCCACCAGCGTGAGCAGCGAGGCAGCCAGTGCGATTCCGACCCGCTTCATGAGGCCCCCAGACGCGTACGGGGCGGCTCAGCGCCGGCCCCTATCCCATCTCTGACTGTCCCTGCGACGACCTGTGACCTCCTGGGTGCTCGAGGACGTTGCGTTTGACCGCCCCTGGCCCCAAAGCCCAGGAGTTCCGGCCCGGGCGGCGCGGCCCAGGTGAGGATCGGGGCCACCAGCTCATCGCCACCCTACGATCTTGGTTCGGACGTCCGAACTCGCCCGCCCGGCTCAGTTCGCCACGGCCGCCGCCAGCACGATCCGCTCGCGCCTCGACACCACCACGCCGCCGGGCCGCTCCACCGTGACCGCGAACAGGGTCGGCCGGTCCACCGCGACCGCCGCGTCGATGGGGACGACCACCTCGTCCCCGTCACGTCGAAGACGCCGCCGTCCACCGGGTGGGCCGCCTCGCGCGCGGCGTCGAAGATCCAGAGCTGGTACTGCGCGCGGACGCGGTCGTTGCGCTGGAGCCCGCGGATGCGCATGAAGCCGGCCTGGCGCGCCCCGCTCCAGACCACGTCGCCGGAGGCGCCCTGCGCCGCAGGGTCCTTGGTGGCCGCCCAGGCCACGGTGCGCGCGTCCGGGGCCTCCCGGAGCAGCGCCTCGCGCCGCGCCGCAGGGGGAGGCACGGGCGGTGGCGACTGCACCACCAGCCGCTCCGTCTCCAGCACCTCGGGCGGGCGGAGCCAGGCCGCGCCGGCCAGGGCCAGGCAGGCGGCCGCGACGGCCCAGCCGCCCCATCGGAACAGGTCCGGGCGCGCCTTCGGGGTGCCTGGGCCACGGGCAGGCGGCTCGACGACCCGGACCACGCCGGCCGGTCCGGCGATCGGTGCCACGCCGACCGGTCCAACGGCCGGCCCGGCGGCCCGCGCGGCGCCGGCGCTCGGCGCGGCGGCCAGCACCTTGGCCGCCAGCACCGCCGGCATCGGCTCGGGCGGGATGGTGCCGAGCGCCAGGGCCGCGGCCGCCAGGTCGAACCCGTCGTCGCCGGCGGCGCGCAGGCGCAGGAGCTCCGACGCCTCCTCGGGGACGAGCCCCTCGAGGGCGCGGGCGGCCAGCAGCTCGTCCTGTCGAGTGGGCCCGCTCATCGCTCGTCCTCCGGCGATACTACCTCGTTCACTTCGCCCAGCAGGGCCGCCCGGATGCGCTGGAGGCCGCGCCGGGTGTGGGCCTTCACGGTGCCGAGCGGCATGCCGGTCTGGGCGGCAATCTCCTCGTGCGTCAGCCCCTGCGTCACCGACAGGCGCAGGACCTCCCGCTGCTCCACCCGCAGCCCCGCCATGGCCCGGACGGCCAGGCCGGCCTCGGCGCAGCGCTCCGCGTCACCCTGGACCGACGCCCCGGCCGCCTCGGCGAGGGGCAGGGTGGCCGGGCGGCGCAGGACCGTGCGGCGCCGGTCGATGAGCCGGCGCCGGGCCAGCATGGCCACGAAGACCTCCTCCGAGCCC is a window from the Anaeromyxobacter sp. genome containing:
- a CDS encoding sigma-70 family RNA polymerase sigma factor, giving the protein MPPVPETPMLVRAALGDDAAVRGCLARFGGLVWALARRLSPSPADAEDATQEIFLDLWRHGARYDPARGSEEVFVAMLARRRLIDRRRTVLRRPATLPLAEAAGASVQGDAERCAEAGLAVRAMAGLRVEQREVLRLSVTQGLTHEEIAAQTGMPLGTVKAHTRRGLQRIRAALLGEVNEVVSPEDER